One part of the Epinephelus fuscoguttatus linkage group LG12, E.fuscoguttatus.final_Chr_v1 genome encodes these proteins:
- the yipf5 gene encoding protein YIPF5, with protein sequence MSGFDSFNTDFYQSSYSVDDQNQAAYGYSNTENPYNKQYAGQYDYSQPMAYSSPGMMPPQQPYTGQIFQPTQTYTPSPAQSMYSSSFDDEPPLLEELGINFDHIWQKTLTVLHPLKAADGSIMNETDLAGPMVFCLAFGATLLLSGKIQFGYVYGISAIGCLGMYCLLNLMSMTGVSFGCVASVLGYCLLPMILLSSFGVLLSLQGMIGIILTATIIGWCSFSASKIFISALAMDGQQLLVAYPCALLYGVFALISVF encoded by the exons ATGTCAGGGTTTGACAGTTTTAACACAGACTTTTACCAGTCTAGCTACAGTGTAGATGACCAAAACCAGGCAGCCTATggctacagcaacactgaaAACCCCTACAACAA GCAGTACGCTGGTCAGTATGACTACTCCCAGCCCATGGCTTACTCCTCCCCAGGGATGATGCCGCCCCAGCAGCCATACACAGGACAAATCTTCCAGCCCACACAGACCTACACCCCATCACCAGCACAATCCATGTATAGCAGCAGCTTCGATGACGAGCCGCCACTGTTAGAAG AATTAGGGATCAACTTCGACCACATCTGGCAGAAGACTCTGACGGTGCTCCATCCATTGAAGGCAGCAGACGGCAGTATCATGAATGAGACAGACCTGGCTGGCCCCATGGTCTTCTGTTTGGCATTTGGAGCAACACTTCTCCTG TCAGGTAAGATCCAGTTTGGCTACGTGTACGGTATCAGTGCAATCGGCTGCCTTGGCATGTACTGCCTCCTCAACCTAATGAGTATGACGGGCGTCTCATTCGGCTGTGTGGCCAGCGTGCTGGGATACTGTCTCCTCCCCATGATCCTCCTCTCCAGCTTTGGAGTCCTCCTCTCTTTACA GGGCATGATTGGAATTATACTAACGGCAACAATCATTGGCTGGTGCAGTTTCTCGGCCTCAAAGATCTTCATCTCGGCATTGGCCATGGATGGGCAGCAGCTGTTGGTTGCTTACCCGTGCGCTCTCTTGTATGGGGTCTTTGCACTCATTTCTGTATTCTAA